One Halocalculus aciditolerans DNA segment encodes these proteins:
- a CDS encoding acyl-CoA mutase large subunit family protein produces the protein MYDEDELAAIRESREAWEAESLDPVLEKHGERKDRFATVSNEEVDRLYTPADVDGVDYEDDLGFPGEHPYTRGVYPTGYRGRTWTMRQFAGFGTAEETNDRFHYLIENGQTGLSTAFDMPTLMGLDSDDPMSLGEVGKEGVAVDTLRDMEILFDGIDVDEVSTSFTINPSAPVIYAMYVALADQQGVDREELRGTLQNDMLKEFIAQKEWVTPPESSLDLVTDTVEYCAQETPKFHPISVSGYHIREAGSTAAQELAFTLADGFAYVEDGIDRGMDVDEFAPTLSFFFNSHNSIFEEIAKFRAARRIYARVMEDWYAAESEASKQLKFHTQTAGQSLTAQQPLNNIVRVTLQALAAVLGGTQSLHTNSYDEALALPSEDAVRVALRTQQIIAEESGAADIVDPLGGSFAIEALTEEMEARVMAYIEEIREMGDGSVRDGVLAGIEEGYFHREIQEAAYEYQRRVDEDEETVVGVNRYAVDEDTSPDTLHVDEERAREVQLGRLADVKAERDDDAVAETLAALADAVEAGENAMPYIVDAVKAYATMGEIMNVFESEHGSYQETASVA, from the coding sequence ATGTACGACGAGGACGAGCTCGCGGCGATCCGCGAGAGTCGCGAGGCGTGGGAGGCTGAGTCGCTCGACCCGGTACTGGAGAAGCACGGCGAGCGGAAAGACCGATTCGCCACCGTCTCCAACGAGGAAGTCGACCGGCTGTACACGCCGGCGGACGTCGACGGCGTCGACTACGAGGACGACCTCGGATTCCCCGGCGAACACCCGTACACGCGCGGGGTCTACCCGACGGGGTACCGCGGGCGGACGTGGACGATGCGGCAGTTCGCCGGGTTCGGCACGGCCGAAGAGACGAACGACCGCTTCCACTACCTCATCGAGAACGGCCAGACGGGACTGTCGACGGCGTTCGACATGCCGACGCTGATGGGCCTCGATTCCGACGACCCGATGAGCCTCGGGGAGGTCGGGAAGGAGGGCGTCGCCGTGGACACGCTCCGCGACATGGAGATTCTCTTCGACGGCATCGACGTCGACGAAGTCAGCACGTCCTTCACCATCAATCCGAGCGCGCCCGTCATCTACGCGATGTACGTCGCGCTCGCCGACCAGCAGGGCGTCGACAGGGAGGAGCTCCGCGGGACGCTCCAGAACGACATGCTGAAGGAGTTCATCGCGCAGAAGGAGTGGGTGACGCCGCCCGAGTCGAGCCTCGACCTCGTCACGGACACGGTCGAATACTGCGCGCAGGAGACGCCGAAGTTCCACCCCATCAGCGTCTCGGGGTATCACATCCGGGAGGCGGGGTCGACGGCGGCCCAGGAGCTCGCGTTCACGCTCGCGGACGGGTTCGCGTACGTCGAGGACGGCATCGACCGCGGGATGGACGTCGACGAGTTCGCGCCCACGCTGAGCTTCTTCTTCAACTCCCACAACTCCATCTTCGAGGAGATCGCGAAGTTCCGCGCGGCGCGCCGCATCTACGCACGCGTGATGGAGGACTGGTACGCGGCGGAGTCGGAGGCGTCGAAGCAGTTGAAGTTCCACACGCAGACCGCCGGGCAGAGCCTCACCGCACAGCAGCCGCTGAACAACATCGTGCGCGTGACGCTGCAGGCGCTCGCGGCCGTGCTCGGCGGGACGCAGAGCCTGCACACGAACTCGTACGACGAGGCGCTCGCACTCCCGTCCGAGGACGCGGTGCGGGTCGCGCTCCGCACGCAGCAGATTATCGCGGAGGAGTCGGGCGCGGCGGACATCGTCGACCCGCTCGGCGGGAGTTTCGCCATCGAAGCCCTCACTGAGGAGATGGAGGCGCGGGTGATGGCGTACATCGAGGAGATTCGGGAGATGGGCGACGGCTCCGTGCGCGACGGCGTCCTCGCCGGCATCGAGGAGGGGTACTTCCACCGCGAGATTCAGGAGGCCGCCTACGAGTACCAGCGCCGCGTCGACGAGGACGAAGAGACGGTCGTCGGCGTGAACAGGTACGCGGTGGACGAGGACACGAGCCCGGACACGCTCCACGTGGACGAAGAGCGGGCGCGCGAGGTGCAGCTCGGCCGTCTCGCGGACGTGAAGGCGGAGCGCGACGACGACGCCGTGGCGGAGACGCTCGCCGCGCTCGCGGACGCGGTCGAGGCGGGCGAGAACGCGATGCCGTACATCGTCGACGCCGTGAAGGCGTACGCGACCATGGGTGAGATCATGAACGTGTTCGAATCCGAACACGGTAGCTATCAGGAGACCGCGTCGGTCGCTTAA